The following proteins come from a genomic window of Nitrospira sp.:
- a CDS encoding Mobile element protein has product MVAADARTAITFALSPGQAHDAPEGRQLLQRVGRIPRPIYLLMDRAYEGDETRHLAVELGYVPVVPPKSNRLAPWEYDRVLYKRRNEIERLFRRLKGFRRIFTRFEKLDVMFVAFINFALIVDGLR; this is encoded by the coding sequence ATGGTTGCCGCGGATGCTCGAACGGCCATAACGTTTGCTCTGTCCCCCGGCCAAGCCCACGATGCACCCGAGGGGCGACAGCTGCTGCAACGCGTCGGTCGCATACCGCGTCCGATATATCTGTTGATGGATCGAGCGTATGAAGGCGATGAGACGCGGCACCTGGCCGTGGAGTTAGGGTATGTACCGGTGGTGCCGCCCAAGTCCAATCGACTCGCGCCATGGGAATACGACCGAGTTCTGTATAAACGACGCAATGAGATCGAACGGCTGTTCCGTCGGCTCAAGGGATTTCGGCGCATCTTCACACGGTTTGAAAAACTCGATGTCATGTTTGTCGCGTTCATCAATTTCGCTCTGATCGTCGATGGCTTGCGTTAG
- a CDS encoding Acetyltransferase, GNAT family, with protein MWFSWLAERAHKNNRMMRLRAVLAQCAQWERPHALALGCGKEEKPTVLAQCARKKTTQRSRSKVFGATDASFCPHGQLMTDSIRRATLDDLDQLVPLFDAYRQFYGQQSDIIVAKQFLSDRLVCNESVVLIAEDDTGSAIGFVQLYPTFSSILAAPMYVLSDLFVRPDVRRRGVGTLLIKSAAETARAAGAVRVELATAIANVSAQRLYESLGWRRDDFYLYGVSL; from the coding sequence GTGTGGTTTTCTTGGCTCGCTGAGCGCGCACACAAGAACAATCGCATGATGAGATTGCGGGCGGTGCTCGCTCAATGCGCGCAGTGGGAGAGACCCCACGCGCTAGCCCTGGGTTGTGGGAAAGAAGAAAAGCCGACGGTGCTCGCTCAATGCGCGCGGAAGAAAACCACACAACGCAGTAGGAGTAAGGTTTTCGGCGCGACCGACGCATCATTTTGTCCGCATGGTCAGCTCATGACCGACAGCATACGTCGAGCGACGTTAGACGATCTAGACCAGCTCGTTCCGCTGTTTGACGCCTATCGTCAGTTCTACGGGCAACAGTCGGACATCATTGTTGCCAAGCAATTCTTGAGTGATCGTCTCGTCTGTAATGAATCGGTGGTGCTCATAGCCGAAGATGATACTGGGAGCGCGATCGGCTTTGTGCAACTATATCCGACCTTCTCATCCATTCTCGCCGCGCCGATGTATGTGCTCAGCGACCTGTTTGTCAGACCTGACGTCAGACGAAGAGGGGTGGGGACGCTGTTGATTAAGTCAGCCGCGGAGACGGCTCGTGCCGCCGGAGCGGTTCGTGTGGAATTGGCGACGGCGATCGCGAATGTTTCAGCACAACGGCTCTATGAATCATTGGGATGGCGGAGAGATGACTTCTATCTCTACGGCGTATCGTTATGA
- a CDS encoding Mobile element protein yields MEITDAQYRQIAPWLPRQRGNVTLDNLHVLNAILYVAEQGCKWRGLPKRFGNWHTIYTRMSRWSKSGVLDRVFAQLQHAQIIRVKIEAVSLDSTIVKVHPDGTGALKKTARKPLVSPAADGRPRFIWLPRMLERP; encoded by the coding sequence ATGGAAATCACCGACGCCCAGTATCGCCAAATCGCGCCGTGGTTGCCGAGGCAACGAGGCAACGTGACACTCGACAATCTGCATGTGCTCAACGCCATCCTGTACGTTGCCGAGCAGGGGTGCAAGTGGCGCGGTCTCCCCAAGCGATTCGGCAACTGGCACACCATCTATACCCGCATGAGTCGTTGGTCGAAAAGCGGGGTGCTGGATCGCGTCTTTGCACAGTTACAGCACGCACAGATCATCCGCGTGAAAATCGAAGCCGTCAGCTTGGACAGTACCATCGTCAAGGTCCATCCAGATGGCACGGGGGCGTTAAAAAAAACGGCTCGCAAGCCATTGGTCAGTCCCGCGGCGGATGGACGACCAAGATTCATATGGTTGCCGCGGATGCTCGAACGGCCATAA
- a CDS encoding CzcABC family efflux RND transporter, transmembrane protein, with protein MNQLVIIALKRPYTFVVLAILLVLFGTLTIQEMPTDVFPSIRIPVTSIVWPYLGMLPPRLDGRITYMFERFVTSTVEGIKYLHSHSYYGISITNIFLQDGIDVGRAEADITAIAQTVIKVLPPDISPAMIMRLAPSSLPVAMLEVSSDTMTPAELFNISYMQIRPLLVTVNGVIVPFPYGGSPLQVMVNLDQQALLARHITVADVHRVFRQQYLILPAGDVKIEQSDWMLLTNASPMQIKDFESIPIKREGNAFVYLRDIGTAELMGRVQQNAVIVHGKQSVIIVVMKSTEASTLDVVDGIKEMIPRIQKIVPEGVKISLLNDTSTFVKESILDVLHEMLTAGALVGFIVLVLLGSWRPTVIIATSIPLSILSAIIGLHWLGETINVMTLGGLALAVGILVDDATVMIENIDRHLEMNKPLEDAIIDAANEIVVPTLVSTLAIAIVWLPLFKLTGTSGYLFKPMAEAVVIAMIASFILSRTLVPTMAKYMLVVEHHEASPGRQEHRVGWRANLTGLLGFFTRFQAGFERRFNQCRTGYGTLLEQAVARRRGFVLMALTLAVSSLSLYAFLGRDYFPEIRSDVVQMHFRAPLGTRVEVSARIASLVAEDIETLLPGQVENVVSNCGLPIGPHNLAFIPTPTIGSQDCDVTILLKDEKSPVWEYRRILRKGLTERYPGTEFTFQPSDLTAKILNFGAPAPIDVQVNGPDQYANYEFARKLIGRLRQIPGASDVVLQQPMRQPTLLAEGRRTYGLDANKTEGDITVNLQMVAAGSQQVDQIFWLDPDTGFSYRINVYIPQPQINGMTALKTVPVGSLDRNSASEMELLGNMADFKVVGTPSIVTHGNIMPLFDLYISPEGRDLGGLLEDVEEAVQELKGELPDSAEIQIHGQAALMHDAYAELIFGLFAAMVLVYLLIVVNFQSWLDPFIIVTALPGALAGIAWALFVTRTPLSEPALTGAIMCMGTATANSILVVSFARDRIREHGDAVRAAIEAGTARFRAVLMTASAMVLGMVPMATGYSQNAPLGRAVIGGLLVATVFTLSFVPCVYAIVYSQRPAEPKGLAS; from the coding sequence ATGAACCAACTTGTCATCATCGCCCTCAAACGGCCCTACACCTTCGTCGTGCTGGCGATCTTACTCGTGCTGTTCGGGACGCTGACCATCCAAGAGATGCCGACCGACGTCTTTCCCTCCATCCGGATTCCCGTCACGTCCATCGTCTGGCCCTACCTCGGCATGTTGCCGCCGAGGCTCGACGGACGCATCACGTATATGTTCGAGCGCTTCGTCACCTCGACCGTCGAAGGGATCAAGTATCTGCATAGTCACTCCTACTACGGCATCAGCATCACCAATATTTTTCTTCAGGACGGCATCGATGTGGGCCGAGCGGAAGCGGATATCACCGCCATTGCGCAGACCGTCATCAAAGTCTTGCCGCCCGATATTTCGCCGGCCATGATCATGCGTCTGGCGCCGTCCTCGCTGCCGGTCGCGATGCTGGAAGTCAGCTCCGACACCATGACGCCGGCGGAGCTCTTTAACATCTCCTACATGCAAATCCGTCCCCTGCTGGTCACCGTCAACGGCGTGATCGTCCCGTTTCCCTATGGGGGCTCTCCGCTACAGGTGATGGTCAACCTCGATCAGCAGGCCTTACTCGCTCGTCACATCACGGTGGCGGATGTCCACCGCGTATTTCGGCAACAGTACCTCATCCTGCCGGCCGGGGACGTCAAGATCGAGCAGAGCGACTGGATGCTCCTGACCAATGCCTCACCGATGCAGATCAAGGACTTTGAAAGCATTCCGATCAAGCGCGAAGGCAACGCGTTCGTCTACCTGCGCGACATCGGCACGGCCGAACTCATGGGACGGGTGCAACAGAACGCGGTGATCGTGCACGGCAAACAGTCCGTCATCATCGTCGTGATGAAGAGCACGGAGGCGTCCACCCTGGACGTGGTGGACGGGATCAAAGAGATGATCCCGCGCATTCAGAAGATTGTCCCGGAGGGGGTGAAGATCAGCCTCCTCAACGACACGTCGACCTTCGTCAAGGAATCGATCTTGGATGTGCTGCATGAGATGCTCACCGCCGGCGCCCTCGTCGGCTTCATCGTGCTGGTGCTCTTGGGGTCCTGGCGGCCGACCGTGATTATCGCCACCTCGATCCCGCTCTCCATTCTGAGCGCCATCATCGGCCTCCATTGGCTCGGGGAGACGATCAATGTGATGACCTTGGGCGGTCTGGCGCTGGCCGTCGGCATCCTGGTCGATGATGCGACCGTGATGATCGAGAATATCGATCGCCATCTCGAAATGAACAAACCGCTGGAGGACGCGATCATCGATGCCGCCAATGAGATCGTCGTCCCAACGCTGGTCTCCACGCTCGCCATCGCGATCGTCTGGTTGCCGCTCTTCAAACTCACCGGCACCTCCGGCTATTTGTTTAAGCCCATGGCGGAGGCGGTCGTCATCGCCATGATTGCCTCCTTTATCCTGTCGCGGACGCTGGTGCCGACCATGGCGAAATACATGCTGGTCGTGGAGCACCACGAGGCGTCACCCGGGCGTCAGGAACATCGGGTCGGCTGGCGCGCCAACCTGACGGGACTCCTGGGTTTCTTCACCCGCTTTCAAGCCGGCTTTGAGCGCCGTTTTAATCAATGTCGCACCGGCTATGGCACGCTGCTCGAACAGGCGGTGGCGCGTCGTCGCGGCTTCGTCCTCATGGCGCTGACCCTCGCGGTGAGCTCGCTCTCCCTCTATGCCTTCCTGGGGCGCGACTACTTCCCCGAGATTCGGTCGGATGTCGTTCAGATGCATTTTCGCGCGCCGCTCGGTACGCGCGTCGAAGTGTCCGCGCGCATCGCGTCGCTGGTCGCCGAAGACATCGAGACGTTGCTGCCGGGCCAGGTGGAGAACGTCGTCAGTAATTGTGGGCTCCCGATCGGACCGCATAACCTCGCCTTCATCCCGACGCCCACGATCGGCTCTCAGGATTGTGATGTGACGATCCTCTTGAAGGATGAGAAGTCGCCGGTGTGGGAGTACCGACGCATTCTCCGCAAGGGCTTGACGGAGCGCTATCCTGGGACCGAATTCACCTTTCAACCGTCCGATCTGACGGCCAAAATCCTCAACTTCGGCGCACCCGCGCCGATCGATGTGCAGGTCAACGGTCCGGATCAGTACGCGAACTATGAGTTCGCCCGCAAATTGATCGGCCGGCTGCGCCAGATCCCCGGCGCCTCGGATGTGGTGCTCCAGCAACCGATGCGTCAGCCGACCCTCCTGGCCGAAGGCCGCCGCACGTACGGCCTGGACGCGAACAAGACCGAGGGCGACATCACCGTCAATCTGCAAATGGTGGCGGCGGGGAGCCAACAGGTCGACCAGATCTTTTGGCTCGATCCCGACACCGGGTTTTCGTATCGGATCAATGTCTATATCCCGCAACCGCAGATCAATGGCATGACGGCGCTCAAGACCGTCCCGGTCGGGTCTCTTGACCGCAACTCGGCGAGTGAGATGGAACTGCTCGGCAATATGGCCGACTTCAAAGTCGTGGGCACACCGAGCATCGTCACGCACGGGAATATCATGCCGCTCTTCGACCTCTATATCTCACCCGAAGGGCGCGACCTGGGCGGGTTACTGGAGGACGTCGAGGAGGCGGTGCAGGAGCTGAAGGGGGAGTTGCCCGACAGCGCGGAGATCCAAATCCATGGGCAGGCTGCCCTGATGCACGACGCGTACGCGGAACTGATTTTCGGCTTGTTCGCCGCGATGGTGCTGGTCTATCTGCTGATCGTCGTCAACTTCCAGTCCTGGCTCGATCCCTTCATCATCGTCACCGCCTTGCCGGGCGCCCTGGCGGGGATTGCCTGGGCGTTGTTCGTGACCCGGACGCCGCTGTCGGAACCCGCCCTGACGGGGGCCATCATGTGCATGGGCACGGCGACCGCCAATTCGATCCTCGTCGTCTCCTTTGCGCGCGACCGGATCCGAGAACACGGCGACGCGGTGCGGGCCGCAATCGAAGCCGGCACGGCCCGCTTTCGCGCGGTGCTCATGACCGCGTCCGCCATGGTCCTCGGGATGGTGCCCATGGCGACCGGGTATTCGCAGAATGCGCCGCTGGGTCGAGCGGTCATCGGCGGCTTGCTCGTGGCGACCGTCTTTACCCTGTCCTTTGTGCCCTGTGTCTACGCGATTGTTTATAGCCAGCGACCGGCTGAGCCAAAAGGACTCGCCTCATGA
- a CDS encoding Alternative dihydrofolate reductase 3 translates to MLKQRIDAVTKANQKFYDAFEALDIAKMDEIWAHQEYVTCIHPGWTIRSGWPAVRDSWVLIFNNTFSMKFDLTDVMVQVAGDMAWIICVENLTTQQSDEPQQAKVLATNLFELIGDEWLMIHHHGSPVMG, encoded by the coding sequence GTGTTGAAACAGCGTATCGACGCCGTCACGAAAGCCAACCAGAAATTTTACGATGCCTTCGAGGCTCTCGACATCGCCAAGATGGACGAGATCTGGGCCCATCAAGAATACGTCACCTGTATCCATCCTGGATGGACGATCCGTTCCGGATGGCCCGCCGTCCGCGATTCCTGGGTGCTGATCTTCAATAACACCTTCTCGATGAAGTTCGACCTCACCGACGTGATGGTCCAAGTGGCGGGCGATATGGCCTGGATTATTTGCGTGGAGAATCTCACGACGCAACAGTCCGACGAACCGCAACAAGCCAAGGTCCTCGCAACAAATCTTTTCGAACTTATCGGCGATGAATGGCTCATGATCCATCACCACGGCTCGCCGGTGATGGGGTGA
- a CDS encoding CzcABC family efflux RND transporter, transmembrane protein, protein MKQLVIIALKRPYTFVVLAILLVLFGTLTIQEMPTDVFPSIRIPVTSIVWPYLGMLPPRLDGRITYMFERFVTSTVEGIKYLHSHSYYGISITNIFLQDGIDVGRAEADITAIAQTVIKVLPPDISPAMIMRLAPSSLPVAMLEVSSDTMTPAELFNISYMQIRPLLVTVNGVIVPFPYGGSPLQVMVNLDQQALLARHITVADVHDVLRQQYLILPAGDVKIKQTDWMLLTNASPMQIKDFESIPIKREGNAFVYLRDIGTAELMGRVQQNAVIVHGKQSVIIVAMKSTEASTLDVVDGIKEMIPRIQKIVPKGVKISLLNDTSTFVKESILDVLHEMLTAGALVGFIVLVLLGSWRPTVIIATSIPLSILSAIIGLHWLGETINVMTLGGLALAVGILVDNAIVMIENIDRHLEMNKSLEDAIIDAANEIVVPTVVSTLAIAIVWLPLFKLTGTSGYLFKPMAEAVVIAMIASFILSFTLVPTMAKYMLVVEHHEASPGRQEHRVGWRANLTGLLGFFTRFQAGFERRFNQCRTGYGTLLEQAVARRRGFVLMALTLAVSSLSLYAFLGRDYFPEIRSDVVQMHFRAPLGTRIEVSARIASLVAKDIETLLPGQVENVVGNCGLPIGPHNLAFIPTPTIGSQDCDVTILLKDEKSPVWEYRRILRKGLTERYPGTEFTFQPSDLTAKILNFGAPAPIDVQVNGPDQYANYEFARKLIGRLRQIPGASDVVLQQPMRQPTLLAEGRRTYGLDANKTEGDITVNLQMVAAGSQQVDQIFWLDPDTGFSYQINVYIPQPQINGMTALKTVPVGSLDRNSASEMELLGNMADFKVVGTPSIVTHGNIMPLFDLYISPEGRDLGGLLEDVEEAVQELKGELPDSAEIQIHGQAALMHDAYAELIFGLFAAMVLVYLLIVVNFQSWLDPFIIVTALPGALAGIAWALFVTRTPLSEPALTGAIMCMGTATANSILVVSFARDRIREHGDAVRAAIEAGTARFRAVLMTASAMVLGMVPMATGYSQNAPLGRAVIGGLLVATVFTLSFVPCVYAIVYSRRPAEPKGLASR, encoded by the coding sequence ATGAAGCAACTTGTCATCATCGCCCTCAAACGGCCCTACACCTTCGTCGTGCTGGCGATCTTACTCGTGCTGTTCGGGACGCTGACCATCCAAGAGATGCCGACCGACGTCTTTCCCTCCATCCGGATTCCCGTCACGTCCATCGTCTGGCCCTACCTCGGCATGTTGCCGCCGAGGCTCGACGGACGCATCACGTATATGTTCGAGCGCTTCGTCACCTCGACCGTCGAAGGGATCAAGTATCTGCATAGTCACTCCTACTACGGCATCAGCATCACCAATATTTTTCTTCAGGACGGCATCGATGTGGGCCGAGCGGAAGCGGATATCACCGCCATTGCGCAGACCGTCATCAAAGTCTTGCCGCCCGATATTTCGCCGGCCATGATCATGCGTCTGGCGCCGTCCTCGCTGCCGGTCGCGATGCTGGAAGTCAGCTCCGACACCATGACGCCGGCGGAGCTCTTTAACATCTCCTACATGCAAATCCGTCCCCTGCTGGTCACCGTCAACGGCGTGATCGTCCCGTTTCCCTATGGGGGCTCTCCGCTACAGGTGATGGTCAACCTCGATCAGCAGGCCTTACTCGCTCGCCACATCACGGTGGCGGATGTCCACGACGTGCTCCGGCAACAGTACCTCATCCTGCCGGCCGGGGACGTCAAGATCAAGCAGACCGACTGGATGCTCCTGACCAATGCCTCACCGATGCAGATCAAGGACTTTGAAAGCATTCCGATCAAGCGCGAAGGCAACGCGTTCGTCTACCTGCGCGACATCGGCACGGCCGAACTCATGGGACGGGTGCAACAGAACGCGGTGATCGTGCACGGCAAACAGTCCGTCATCATCGTCGCGATGAAGAGCACGGAGGCGTCCACCCTGGACGTGGTGGACGGGATCAAAGAGATGATCCCGCGCATTCAGAAGATTGTCCCGAAGGGGGTGAAGATCAGCCTCCTCAACGACACGTCGACCTTCGTCAAGGAATCGATCTTGGATGTGCTGCATGAGATGCTCACCGCCGGCGCCCTCGTCGGCTTCATCGTGCTGGTGCTCTTGGGGTCCTGGCGGCCGACCGTGATTATCGCCACCTCGATCCCGCTCTCCATTCTGAGCGCCATCATCGGCCTCCATTGGCTCGGGGAGACGATCAATGTGATGACCTTGGGCGGTCTGGCGCTGGCCGTCGGCATCCTGGTCGATAACGCAATTGTGATGATCGAGAATATCGATCGCCATCTCGAAATGAACAAATCGCTGGAGGACGCGATCATCGATGCCGCCAATGAGATCGTCGTCCCGACGGTAGTCTCCACGCTCGCCATCGCGATCGTCTGGTTGCCGCTCTTCAAGCTCACCGGCACCTCCGGCTATTTGTTTAAGCCCATGGCGGAGGCGGTCGTCATCGCCATGATTGCCTCCTTTATCCTGTCGTTCACGCTGGTGCCGACCATGGCGAAATACATGCTGGTCGTGGAGCACCACGAGGCGTCACCCGGGCGTCAGGAACATCGGGTCGGCTGGCGCGCCAACCTGACGGGACTCCTGGGTTTCTTCACCCGCTTTCAAGCCGGCTTTGAGCGCCGTTTTAATCAATGTCGCACCGGCTATGGCACGCTGCTCGAACAGGCGGTGGCGCGTCGTCGCGGCTTCGTCCTCATGGCGCTGACCCTCGCGGTGAGCTCGCTCTCCCTCTATGCCTTCCTGGGGCGCGACTACTTCCCCGAGATTCGGTCGGATGTCGTTCAGATGCATTTTCGCGCGCCGCTCGGTACGCGCATCGAGGTGTCCGCGCGCATCGCGTCGCTGGTCGCCAAAGACATCGAGACGTTGTTGCCGGGCCAGGTGGAGAACGTCGTCGGTAATTGCGGGCTCCCGATCGGACCGCATAACCTCGCCTTCATCCCGACGCCCACGATCGGCTCTCAGGATTGTGATGTGACGATCCTCTTGAAGGATGAGAAGTCGCCGGTGTGGGAGTACCGACGCATTCTCCGCAAGGGCTTGACGGAGCGCTATCCTGGGACCGAATTCACCTTTCAACCGTCCGATCTGACGGCCAAAATCCTCAACTTCGGCGCACCCGCGCCGATCGATGTGCAGGTCAACGGTCCGGATCAGTACGCGAACTATGAGTTCGCCCGCAAATTGATCGGCCGGCTGCGCCAGATCCCCGGCGCCTCGGATGTGGTGCTCCAGCAACCGATGCGTCAGCCGACCCTCCTGGCCGAAGGCCGCCGCACGTACGGCCTGGACGCGAACAAGACCGAGGGCGACATCACCGTCAATCTGCAAATGGTGGCGGCGGGGAGCCAACAGGTCGACCAGATCTTTTGGCTCGATCCCGACACCGGGTTTTCGTATCAGATCAATGTCTATATCCCGCAACCGCAGATCAATGGCATGACGGCGCTCAAGACCGTCCCGGTCGGGTCTCTTGACCGCAACTCGGCGAGTGAGATGGAACTGCTCGGCAATATGGCCGACTTCAAAGTCGTGGGCACACCGAGCATCGTCACGCACGGGAATATCATGCCGCTCTTCGACCTCTATATCTCACCCGAAGGGCGCGACCTGGGCGGGTTACTGGAGGACGTCGAGGAGGCGGTGCAGGAGCTGAAGGGGGAGTTGCCCGACAGCGCGGAGATCCAAATCCATGGGCAGGCTGCCCTGATGCACGACGCGTACGCGGAACTGATTTTCGGCTTGTTCGCCGCGATGGTGCTGGTCTATCTGCTGATCGTCGTCAACTTCCAGTCCTGGCTCGATCCCTTCATCATCGTCACCGCCTTGCCGGGCGCCCTGGCGGGGATTGCCTGGGCGTTGTTCGTGACCCGGACGCCGCTGTCGGAACCCGCCCTGACGGGGGCCATCATGTGCATGGGCACGGCGACCGCCAATTCGATCCTCGTCGTCTCCTTTGCGCGCGACCGGATCCGAGAACACGGCGACGCGGTGCGGGCCGCAATCGAAGCCGGCACGGCCCGCTTTCGCGCGGTGCTCATGACCGCGTCCGCCATGGTCCTCGGGATGGTGCCCATGGCGACCGGGTATTCGCAGAATGCGCCGCTGGGTCGAGCGGTCATCGGCGGCTTGCTCGTGGCGACCGTCTTTACCCTGTCCTTTGTGCCCTGTGTCTACGCGATTGTTTATAGCCGGCGACCGGCTGAGCCAAAAGGACTCGCCTCCCGATGA
- a CDS encoding putative Co/Zn/Cd efflux system membrane fusion protein, translated as MMKKFSGKYMAVVALLLCLLYLGYRIYGSGDDAAALDPKTPEETLPTVSVVPPIPVPATETISFPGNIMGWYEAPIYARVTGYVKMWHKKYGDWVKKGDILAEINTPDLDAEYEQAKAELKSQRAFYKLADVTAKRLIGLRPTYAVSEQSVTVQTQHMKTQAAMVKAAEQRVKNIEAFIGFKTILAPFDGVVVQRNINVGDLVSKEGNLSNPNGISNLYTVAVIDKLRLFVNVPERFAPFLHPGLTADVTVPQLPDRHFTFNFLTIARRFEVGTRTVTSVFTIDNEDHALWPGSYAQAQITAPVNRQAFSMPLTALVFQEESAQVAVLTEDDRVHYKRIAIGRLNAHTIDVAEGLSANDRIINNPSNALLEGDKVRVVTPTSDDDRPDTQESSSEQSSTE; from the coding sequence ATGATGAAGAAATTCAGCGGAAAATACATGGCGGTGGTCGCGCTCCTGCTCTGCCTGCTCTATCTCGGCTACCGGATTTATGGCAGCGGCGACGACGCAGCGGCACTGGACCCCAAGACGCCTGAAGAAACCCTCCCCACCGTCTCCGTTGTTCCCCCCATCCCAGTGCCGGCGACCGAGACGATTTCCTTCCCGGGCAATATTATGGGGTGGTACGAAGCGCCGATCTACGCCCGGGTCACGGGCTATGTGAAGATGTGGCACAAGAAATACGGAGACTGGGTGAAAAAAGGCGACATCCTCGCCGAAATCAACACGCCGGATCTCGACGCCGAATATGAGCAGGCCAAGGCCGAGCTGAAATCGCAGCGCGCCTTCTATAAGCTCGCCGACGTGACGGCGAAACGTTTGATCGGGCTGCGCCCAACCTATGCCGTCTCCGAACAGTCGGTCACAGTGCAAACACAGCATATGAAAACCCAGGCAGCCATGGTCAAGGCAGCTGAGCAGAGGGTTAAGAACATCGAGGCGTTCATAGGGTTCAAAACAATCCTCGCTCCCTTTGACGGCGTGGTCGTCCAGCGCAACATCAACGTCGGGGATTTGGTCAGTAAGGAAGGGAATCTGAGCAATCCCAATGGGATCAGCAATCTCTATACCGTGGCCGTCATCGATAAATTGCGCCTCTTTGTCAATGTGCCGGAACGGTTCGCCCCGTTCCTCCATCCAGGCCTGACGGCCGATGTGACGGTACCGCAATTACCCGATCGTCATTTTACCTTCAACTTCCTCACCATCGCCCGTCGCTTCGAGGTGGGGACGCGCACTGTGACCTCGGTCTTCACAATCGACAATGAAGACCACGCGCTCTGGCCCGGCTCTTACGCCCAAGCCCAGATCACGGCTCCGGTCAATCGGCAAGCCTTCTCAATGCCGTTAACCGCACTGGTGTTTCAGGAGGAGAGTGCGCAGGTGGCTGTGCTGACGGAGGACGATCGCGTGCACTATAAGCGCATCGCTATCGGCCGCCTCAATGCCCATACGATCGACGTGGCAGAGGGGCTTTCCGCAAACGATCGCATCATCAACAATCCGAGCAACGCATTGCTCGAAGGCGACAAGGTGCGCGTCGTCACGCCGACGTCCGACGACGATCGTCCCGACACGCAAGAATCCTCATCAGAGCAATCATCTACAGAGTGA
- a CDS encoding WD40 domain protein beta Propeller gives MDAHALHLQYGLALLALFITPPLTHAMSGMEMPHNGHASASSSLSKNMGEPINSSDSEIEMTYSADGKTAIFVSGRQGSIPSPEVPYNFDIWMSHNVNGEWQAPIHLGPDIDPTVGPNINTSAWELEPSLSDDGNVIYFTRYEPGNLSTGDLYVTQKLNGVWQPARNWNEVPELPHINTTTGEEHCPIIASDSLIYFNYHQPGVTQDSDIWKVEKKDGIWQKPESLGPRINSAYRDHMHWTGLSKDGKSLIMTSTRPDMGSRGGHDMWISYQNPKGEWQEPLNLGDTINTAGEDMCWTFTPDGKTFTGSSGPRDSYNHDMMWVHKDQVPLLKNFEPIGPPPNLLTNSKATPSETE, from the coding sequence ATGGACGCACATGCCCTTCACCTTCAGTACGGTTTGGCACTGCTCGCACTCTTCATAACTCCTCCCCTGACGCATGCAATGTCAGGCATGGAGATGCCCCATAACGGACACGCGAGTGCAAGTTCCTCGCTATCGAAGAATATGGGCGAGCCTATTAACTCATCAGACTCAGAGATCGAGATGACCTATAGCGCCGACGGGAAGACCGCCATCTTCGTCTCAGGACGGCAAGGAAGCATTCCCTCACCAGAGGTGCCCTATAACTTCGACATCTGGATGTCTCACAATGTGAACGGCGAGTGGCAAGCCCCGATACATTTGGGGCCGGACATCGATCCGACCGTGGGACCGAACATCAATACGTCGGCCTGGGAGCTGGAACCGAGCCTCTCGGACGACGGCAATGTCATCTACTTCACAAGGTACGAGCCGGGGAATCTCTCCACCGGCGATCTCTATGTGACACAAAAACTCAACGGCGTCTGGCAACCGGCCAGAAATTGGAACGAGGTCCCGGAGCTCCCTCACATCAATACGACCACAGGCGAGGAACACTGTCCGATTATTGCGTCCGACAGCTTGATTTACTTCAACTATCACCAACCGGGGGTCACCCAAGACAGCGATATCTGGAAAGTCGAAAAGAAGGATGGTATCTGGCAGAAACCGGAGAGTCTCGGGCCACGCATCAATTCGGCCTATCGAGACCATATGCACTGGACCGGCTTGTCAAAGGACGGGAAAAGTCTCATCATGACCAGTACGCGTCCGGACATGGGGTCGAGGGGAGGGCATGATATGTGGATTTCCTACCAAAATCCGAAGGGCGAATGGCAAGAGCCGTTGAACCTCGGAGATACCATCAATACAGCCGGTGAAGATATGTGTTGGACTTTCACACCCGACGGCAAGACGTTCACGGGTAGTTCTGGCCCTCGTGATTCATATAATCACGACATGATGTGGGTTCACAAAGACCAGGTCCCGTTGTTGAAGAACTTTGAGCCGATCGGGCCACCGCCCAATCTGCTCACCAACAGCAAAGCGACGCCCAGCGAGACGGAGTGA